From the Actinomycetes bacterium genome, the window GCGCCCGAGGGAGTGGCGGCGGCCTCGGTCGAGCGCCGGCTCGCGCAGGTCCACCTGCGGCTGGGGGACCTCGAGATCGCCGAGGCGCACCTCGGCAGCGCACGGTCGATGCCCCCTGCGGACCGGGACGACGCGTGGGACGCCGAGCTGCTCGCCGACATCGCGCTGGTCCGGCTGCGCCGCGGCGACGTCGATCGGGCCGGGGAGGCCGCGGACGAGGCGGTGCGGCTGGCGACGTCGGCGGCTGAGCCGGTTGCGCTCGCGGAGGCGCACAACGTCAGCGGGCTGGTCGCAGCCAGGACGGGCGACCTCACGGCGGCGCGAGAGCACCTGCTGTCCAGCCTCGCGAGCGCCGAGCTCCTCGCCGACCCCGGGCGCGCGGTGGCCGCCCTGAACAACCTCTCCCGCCTCGAGGCGGAGGCCGGGCACCTGCCCGCGGCACTCGACGCCGCGGAGCGCGCACTCGCCCTCGGGTCCCGATCGGGCGACGTGCACCCCCTGGCGGCACTCCACACCAATCTGGCGGACCTGCTGCACGCGACCGGCAGGGACGAGCAGGCGCAGGAGCACCAGCGGGCGGCCGCAGCCCTGTTCGCGGAGGTCGACCGGGAACCGGTCCGCAGGCCTGAGATCTGGAAGCTCGCCGAGTGGTGAGGGACCCTCGATCCCGATGAGCGGGAAAGAACCGACGAGCCCGAGCGAGCCCTCGACCGCGGACCGGCTGCGATACCTGGACCTGCTGCGCGTGGTCGCGATAAGCGCGGTCGTCATCGGTCACTGGCTGCTCGTGAGCGTGACCTACTCCCATGGCCGGCTCTCCGGCCAGGACGCGCTGGACTACATCAACTGGGGAGGCTGGGTCACCCTGGGCTTCCAGGTCATGCCGGTCTTCTTCCTCGTCGGCGGCTATGTCAACGCGCGCTCCTGGACCAGCCACCGAGCGGCCGGGCAGGGGTGGGCCGCGTGGGTGCACGGCCGCGCGATGCGCCTGCTGTGGCCGACCACGGTGTACGTCGTCCCCATGACCCTCGCCTTCGGGCTCGGCGTCGCGTCCGGCTGGAACGCCAAGGAGCTGTCCCAGGCGGGATGGCTGACCGCGTTGCACCTGTGGTTCCTGCCGGCCTATCTCGTCGTCATCGCCGTGACCCCGCTGATGCTCGCCCTGCACGAGCGGTGGGGCCTCGCGGTGCCCGTTGTCATGGCGCTCGCCGCGTGCGCGATCGACCTCGCGGCGGTCGGCTGGCACGTGCGCTTCGTCGGCTTCCTCAACTATCTGCTGGTGTGGGGATCGATGCACCAGTGGGGTTTCTCGTGGCGGGACGGGCGCCTGACGTCGCCGCCCGGCAGGCCGTACCTCCTCTCCGGGATCGGCCTCGTGGCCCTCGTCGCCCTGATCGGACCCGGTCCGTTCCCGATCGACATGATCGGGGCGAATCACGAGCGGGTCGTCAACACCGGACCGCCGTCGGCGGCGCTGCTGGCTTTCGCCGCCGTCCAGGCGGGTGTCGTCATAGCCCTTCAGGGGCCTGCGTCACGCCTTCTCGACGACCCGTCGTGGTGGCGACCGGTCCAGCGGCTCACCCCGGCCGTCATGTGGGTCTACCTGTGGCACATGGTCCCGGTCGTCGTGGTCGCTCTCGCCGTGTACCGGACGTCACCCGTCCCCCAGCCGGCCGTCGGATCCTGGCAGTGGTGGGCACTACGCCCGGTGTGGCTGCTGGTGCTCGGGGTGCTCGTGACCGTCCTGGTGCTGGGCCTCATGCGCCTCGAGCGGCCGCTGCGGCGCCTCCCGGCCGGCATCGACTCCCCGACGGCGTGGTCCGGGCCGCTCGTCGCCGCCGGGCTGCTGGCCGCCGGGATCGGCCTCGCCCGCCTGGCGATCCGCGGCTTCGCGCCGGGCGGCCACGTCGCGACCGCGGCGCTGGCGACGTACGCGCTCGGCATCGCGCTGCTGGCCATTGCCGCCCGCGGAGGTCACGACAGCACGCGGCCCCGGAAGTTGCGCAGGCCCAGCGAGACGAACAGCGTGAAGAACCCGACCAGCACGGGGTAGATGACGTAGAGGTGCATGTGCGGGGCGTCCGTGAACGCCGCCCGCATGCCCTCGTTGACATAGATGAGCGGGTTGACGAGGACGATCGTCTGCAGCCAGTGCCAGTGGCCGATCGTGACCGGAGCGAGGCGGGTCCACGCGTAGTAGGTCCCGCCGAGGAAGGTGATCGGCAAGACGACGAACCCGAACATCAGCCCGATGTTGCGCGGCTGGAAGCTGGTGCCGAGGAGCAGGCCCAGCGAGGACATCGTCACGCAGGCCAGCGGGACCAAGGTCACGATCACCAGCCAGTGGAGGTCGATCGCCGCCTCGACCCCCCTGGCGTGCACCACCGACGCGATGGGCAGCACGATGGCCGCGGAGATCATCCCCTGGACGCTCCCCGAGATCACCTTCGATGCGGCCACGAGCCAGATCGGGCACGGTGCCTGGACCCGGTCCTCGATCTCGCGCGTGTAGCCGAACTCCTGAGACATCTGAAGGGCGACCGACTGGACCCCCTGGAACATCACCGAGATACCGACCACCCCGGCGACGAGGACAGTGGCGAACGCGGTCTGCGCGGCGTCGCCCCGCGAACCCCCGCCGACCGCGCTGCCGATCTTGGGGAAGACGTAGAGGAAGACGAAGCAGAGCAGGAAGGGCTGGATCACGGTGCGGATCGCGAACTCCCCGAAGTTCTTGCGCAGCACCACCAGGTCGCGGAGCATGAGCGCCCGCAGGGCGAGCCGCCCGGCTGCGAACGCGGTGCGCGTCGGCTTGGTCGCGACGCCGGTCACTCGCGCAGCTCCTTGCCGGTGAGGGTGATGAAGACGGTCTCGAGGGTGGGCTCGGCGACCGAGAGGTCCGCGACCTCGAAGCCCGCGGCCTCCGCGGCGGCCACGACGCGAGCCAGGAGACGTTCACCGCCACGGACGTGCAGCTCGACGCCGGCCTCCGTCCGGCGATGCCGGGTCGTCTCGGGCACGGCGGCCAGCAGGACCGCGGTCAATCTCTCCTGGTCCCCCTCGGCCCGAACGAGGACCACGGTGTCCGCGTCCACCCCCTTCTTCAGCGCGGCCGGCGTGTCCATAGCGAGGATGCGCCCGTGGTCCATGATGGCCACCCGGTCGCACAGCCGGTCTGCTTCCTCCATGTAGTGGGTGGTGAGCATGATGGTCTGTCCGTCGGCATTGAGGTCGCGCAGCAGCTCCCACAGCGCCAGCCGCCCCTGCGGGTCGAGGCCTGCCGTCGGCTCGTCGAGGAAGAGCACCGCCGGTCGGTGCAGGACCGACCGAGCGACCATCAGGCGCTGCGCCATGCCGCCCGACAGGGCGTACACCGATGCCTTCGCCCACTTCTCCAGCTGGAAGCGTTCCAACAGCTCGTCGGCCCGTCGGCGCGACTCGGCGGCCCCGATGCCGAACAGCCGGCCGTGGAAGTACAGGTTCTCCCAGACGTCGAGTTGGCGGTCGAGGGTGTTGGTCTGCGAGACCGTCCCGATCACCTGCTTGGCCAGCGCCGGGTGCCGCACCACGTCGATGTCGGCCACGAACGCTCGGCCGGCGGTCGGGATCACCCGGGTGGTCAGCATGCCGGCCGTCGTCGTCTTGCCGGCGCCGTTGGGCCCGAGCAGGCCGAAGACCTCACCTGACCACACGTCGAGGTTGAGCTCGGCGACGGCCTTGAAGTCCGCGCCCCGGTAGACCTTGGTCAAGTCGACGGTGCGGATGATCCCGCCCTCGGCAACGGTCATCTCGACCCTCCGGGACCACCCTAGGCAGCCCACGCGGGCAGAGCGGACTCGACAGCGGTCACGAGACGAGTGAAGCTTCGGTCGACGTCCTGCGGCAGCCCGAACCCTCCCGCCGCCTCCAGGGCGCAGAACCCGTGCAGCGTCGCGCGCAGCCCGCGCGTCGCGTCGATCGCGTCGGAGCCCGACAGGCCGTAGCCGGCCAGGACGCTGAGCACCGTGCGAAGCACCCCGTCCGCCGCGGCCAGGTGGGCGTGGTCGTCGGGCGCGGGAGCGCGGACCGTGGCGGCGTAGCGTCCGGGGTGCTCGTGCGCGTAGGAGCGGTAGGCCTCGGCGATGGCTCGCACGGCGTCGCCACGCGACTTGCCCACCGCGGCGCCCGCCAGGCGATCGCCGAGCTCGCGGAGCGCGAGTGTGGACACCCCGCGGTGCAGGTCGTCCAAGCCCTCGACGTGCTTGTACAGGCTCGGCAGCCGTACGCCGAGGCGGTCGGCGACGGCCTGCAGGGTCAGCCGCGGCAGGCCGACCTCGTCGGCGACGTCGGCGGCCTCGGCGACGACGACGTCGGGACGCAGCCCGGCCCTAGGCATCGACTCGACCGAGGAAGGAGCAGACCGCAGGTGTCACGACCTCGGGGTACTCCGCGTGCGGGTAGTGCCCGGAGCCCGGGACGAGCACCAGCTCGCCGTGCAGGCGCTCCGCGACGAGGCGGCCCTCGACCGCGGGGTCGGCGAAGTCGGGGTCCGCGTCGCCCATCACCACGAGCACCGGGACGTCGACCTGGTCGAGGCGGGCCTCGGCGGGCGCGTGCGAGGTGTGCGTGGTGGCGTGGAAGGCCCTCCAGTACGCCGGGCGCCGCAGGCTGGCGTCGATCGCCGCTCGGTGCTCGTCGAAGTCCGCGGGGCGCCGTCCCGGGAAGAACTTCGGGTAGTACGCGAGCCAGGCCGCGCGGCCCCAGGGACGCAGGAGGGTCAGCCGGAACACGGCGGCCTTGAACCACCCGGTCGGGACATCGCGCACGAAGGGACCGGTGAGCACGAGAGCGTTCACCGCCGAGGGCCGCTCGACAGCCGCCCAGACGGCCGCGCCCGCCCCCATCGAGTTGCCGACGAGGACGGCGGGTCCGCCGAGGTGCTCGACGAGGGCGAGCGCGTCCTCCCCGGCCGCCACGTCGTCGTAGCGGTCGAAACTCGCATCGCTGTCACCGTGCCCGCGCAGGTCCATGATGGCGACCCGGTGGCCGGCGGCGACCAGCGCCGGGACGAGGGCACGGTAGGTCGAGCGCAGCTCGCCCATCCCGGGGATGCAGACCACGAGCGGCCCGCTGCCCGCGACGTCGTACGCGATGCGCCCGTGGGGGCGCTGGAGATAGTTAGTTGTCATAGCCTGAAGGCTAGTGTCATTAGCTTTGCCAGTCAAGCCGGGACCTAGGTCGGTAGGCGAGCGGGGCCGTGGAACGGTAGGACTGACGCCATGACGACGTCATCCGGATCATCGACGCACGCCCCCCTCACGCCCGCTGAGGTGGCGTCGATCGACGCGTACTGGCGGGCCGCGAACTACCTGTCGGTGGGCCAGATCTACCTGCTCGACAACCCCCTCCTGCGCGAGCCGCTGCTGCCCGAGCACGTCAAGCCGAGGCTCCTCGGGCACTGGGGGACCACACCAGGGCTGAACTTCATCTACGCCCACCTCAACCGGGTGATCCGCAACTGGGACCTCGACGCCATCTTCGTGGTGGGACCCGGCCACGGCGGGCCGGCCGCGGTCGCCAACGCCTATCTCGAGGGCACCTACTCCGAGGTCTACCCGGAGGTCTCTCGTGACGAGGACGGCATGCGCCGGCTGTTCCGGCAGTTCTCCTTCCCGGGCGGCATCCCCTCCCACGTCGCGCCCGAGACCCCCGGCTCCATCCACGAGGGCGGCGAGCTCGGCTACTCCCTGTCGCACGCGTACGGCGCAGCGTTCGACAACCCCGACCTGCTGGTCTGCTGCGTCGTCGGCGACGGCGAGGCCGAGACCGGACCGCTGGCCACGGGCTGGCACTCCAACAAGTTCCTCGACCCGGTCCATGACGGCGCCGTGCTGCCCATCCTGCACCTCAACGGGTACAAGATCGCCAACCCGACCGTGCTGGCGCGCATCGGCGACGATGAGCTGACCTCGCTCCTGGAGGGCTACGGCCACACGGTGCACTGGGTGTCCGGCGATGACCCGGCGCTCATGCACCAGCAGATGGCCGAGACGCTCGACACCGTCGTCGCCGAGATCGCGGCGATCCAGCGTTCCGCCCGCGAGGGCGGGGAGACCGCGCGGCCGCGCTGGCCGATGATCGTGTTCCGCACGCCCAAGGGCTGGACTGGTCCCAAGACGGTGGACGGCCTGCCGGCGGAGGGGACCTGGCGCTCCCACCAGGTGCCGATGACCGAGGTGCGCAACAACCCGGGGCACCTGCAGCTGCTGGAGACCTGGCTGCGCAGCTACCGCCCCGAGGAGCTCTTCGACGAGCGCGGCGCGCTCGTCGGCGAGCTGGCCGCGCTCCCGCCCAAGGCGCACCGCCGGATGAGCGCGAACCCGCACACCAACGGCGGCCTGCTGCTGCAGGACCTCAAGCTCCCCGACTTCCGCGACTACGCGGTGGAGGTCAAGGAGCCCGGGACGACCTATGCCGAGGCGATGCGCGTGCTCGGCGGGTACCTGCGCGACGTGGTCCGCAACAACCCCGACTCCTTCCGCATCTTCGGCCCGGACGAGACGGCCTCCAACCGCCTGGGTGCGGTGTTCGACGTCACCGACCGGCAGTGGATGGCCGACACGATCGAGGGTGACGACCACCTGGCCCGGCACGGACAGGTCATCGAGATGCTGTCGGAGCACCAGTGCCAGGGCTGGCTGGAAGGCTACCTCCTGACCGGCCGGCACGGGGTCTTCAACTGCTACGAGGCGTTCATCCACATCGTGGACTCGATGTTCAACCAGCACGCCAAGTGGCTCAAGGTGACCCGCGGGATCCCGTGGCGGCGCCCGATCGCCTCCATGAACTACCTGCTGTCCTCCCACGTGTGGCGGCAGGACCACAACGGCTTCTCCCACCAGGACCCCGGGTTCATCGACCACGTCGTCAACAAGAAGGCGGAGATCATCCGGGTCTACCTGCCCCCGGACGCGAACACGCTCCTGTCGGTCGCGGACCACTGCCTGCGCAGCCGGCACTACGTCAACGTCATCGTCGCGGGCAAGCAGCCCTCGCTGAACTTCCTGTCCATCGAGGACGCCGAGCTGCACTGCACGCGGGGCATCGGGATCTGGGAGTGGGCGTCCAACGACGAGGGCGAGCCCGACGTCGTCATGGCATGCTGCGGGGACATCCCCACGGTGGAGACCCTCGCGGCCGTGGACATCCTTCGGCGCGAGCTGCCCGAGCTGAAGGTCCGCGTGGTCAACGTCGTCGACCTCATGCGCCTCCAGCCGGAGTCGGAACACCCGCACGGGCTCTCCGACCGGGAGTTCGACGCACTGTTCACCACCGACCGGCCAGTGGTCTTCGCCTACCACGGCTACCCCTGGCTGATCCACCGGCTGACCTATCGCCGCACCAACCACCACGAGCTGCACGTGCGCGGCTACAAGGAGGAGGGCACCACGACGACCCCCTTCGACATGGTGATGCTCAACGACCTGGACCGCTTCCACCTGGTCATGGACGTCATCGACCGTGTCGCCAGTCTCGGCTCGAGGGCGGCCGCGCTGCGGCAGCGGATGCAGGACGAGCGGCTGCGCTGCCGCGCGTACACCAGGCTGGAGGGCATCGACCCGCCGGAGATCGGCGACTGGACCTGGCGGTACTGAAGCGGTGCGGATCCTCGTCGTCAACGCGGGCTCCAGCAGCCTGAAGCTCGCCGTCCTCGACGAGGACGACCGCGTGCTGGTCTCGGAGAACCTCCCGATCGGCGACCGGCACGTTGTCGACGGCGCGCTACGGGCCGTCGTCGTCGAGCACGGGCCGATCGCCGCGGCCGGGCACCGCATCGTGCACGGCGGCACCCGCTTCGTCCAGCCGGTCTTGGTCGACGACGACGTAGTCCGTGCCCTCGAGGCGCTCACCGACCTCGCCCCGCTGCACCAGCCGACGTCGCTGCACGGCCTCGAGGTCGTCTCCAACGCCCTGCCCGACGTACCGGCGGTCGCCTGCTTCGACACCGCCTTCCACGCCCGGATGCCCCCCGCGTCCTCGACCTACGCCCTGCCGTCGGAGTGGCGATCGCGCTGGGGACTTCGCCGGTACGGGTTCCACGGACTGTCGCATGCGTACGCCTCGCGGCATGCGGTGCAGCTCGCCGGGCTCGACGTCGCCCGGGTCCGGGTGGTGACCTGCCATCTGGGCGCCGGAGCCTCGCTCGCGGCCGTCGACGGCGGCGTCTCGGTGGACACCACCATGGGCTTCACCCCGCTCGAGGGGCTCGTGATGGCCACCCGGTCGGGGACGGTCGACCCGGGCCTGATCCTCTGGCTCGCCGACCGCGTGGGCATGCCCCCCTCGGAGCTGGCATCAACCCTGGAGCACCGCTCCGGGCTGCTCGGACTGACCGGGAGCTCCGACCTCCGCGCCATCCTCGAACGGGAGGCGGCGGGCGACGCTGACGCGACCCTGGCGGTCGAGGTGTACGTGCACCGCCTGCGCGCCGGCATCGCCGCCATGGCCGCCGCCATGGGCGGAGTGGACCTGCTCGTGTTCACCGGCGGTGTGGGCGAGCACTCCCCCGCCATCCGGTCCCGGGCCGCCGACGGGCTGGGCTTCCTCGGGGTCGGCTTGGACGCCGAGGCGAACGCCTCGGCCGAGCCGGACGCCGAGGTCGGCGCCCAGGCTGCGCTCGTGCGCACCTTCGTCGTGACCGCCCGCGAGGACGTCGAGATCGCGCGCGGCGTACGGCAGGTGCTCGCGAAGCCCTGATCCACCTCGTGTCGCACCCCGGCTCCACGACCCGGGATCGCCATCCTTGGGGCAGGCACCGAGGAGGACACCGGATGAGCACCGAGGGGACGTACAGCGACGACGAGGTGGGCAGCACCGGCTACGAGATCTTCATCGGGGCCCTGTCGCTGCTGTCCCTGCTGAACCTCGTCCTCTACGCGCTCATGCACGATGCGTCCAACCAGCAGGTGATCCAGGTGATGGACCTGCTGTTCAGCTTCCTGTTCCTCGCCGACTTCTCCATGCGGATGGTCCGGGCGGACTCCAAGTCCGGGTACTTCTTCCGCCAGTTCGGCTGGGCCGACCTGCTGGGCAGCCTGCCGTTCCCCCAGGTGAAGGTCCTGCGGATCTTCCGGGTGCTGCGCGTGTACCGGCTGCTGCGCAGGTACGGGATCCGCAGGATCATGCGCTCGCTGCTCACCGACCGGGCGGGCAGCGCGCTGTACACGTTGCTGTTCATCGGCATCGTCGTGCTGCAGTTCGGGAGCCTCGGCGTGCTGCACGCCGAGAAGGGCCAGCCAGGCGCCAACATCGAGACGGCCGGCGACGCGCTGTGGTACAGCATCGTGACGATGTCGACGG encodes:
- a CDS encoding acyltransferase — translated: MSGKEPTSPSEPSTADRLRYLDLLRVVAISAVVIGHWLLVSVTYSHGRLSGQDALDYINWGGWVTLGFQVMPVFFLVGGYVNARSWTSHRAAGQGWAAWVHGRAMRLLWPTTVYVVPMTLAFGLGVASGWNAKELSQAGWLTALHLWFLPAYLVVIAVTPLMLALHERWGLAVPVVMALAACAIDLAAVGWHVRFVGFLNYLLVWGSMHQWGFSWRDGRLTSPPGRPYLLSGIGLVALVALIGPGPFPIDMIGANHERVVNTGPPSAALLAFAAVQAGVVIALQGPASRLLDDPSWWRPVQRLTPAVMWVYLWHMVPVVVVALAVYRTSPVPQPAVGSWQWWALRPVWLLVLGVLVTVLVLGLMRLERPLRRLPAGIDSPTAWSGPLVAAGLLAAGIGLARLAIRGFAPGGHVATAALATYALGIALLAIAARGGHDSTRPRKLRRPSETNSVKNPTSTG
- a CDS encoding ABC transporter permease; translation: MTGVATKPTRTAFAAGRLALRALMLRDLVVLRKNFGEFAIRTVIQPFLLCFVFLYVFPKIGSAVGGGSRGDAAQTAFATVLVAGVVGISVMFQGVQSVALQMSQEFGYTREIEDRVQAPCPIWLVAASKVISGSVQGMISAAIVLPIASVVHARGVEAAIDLHWLVIVTLVPLACVTMSSLGLLLGTSFQPRNIGLMFGFVVLPITFLGGTYYAWTRLAPVTIGHWHWLQTIVLVNPLIYVNEGMRAAFTDAPHMHLYVIYPVLVGFFTLFVSLGLRNFRGRVLS
- a CDS encoding ATP-binding cassette domain-containing protein — protein: MTVAEGGIIRTVDLTKVYRGADFKAVAELNLDVWSGEVFGLLGPNGAGKTTTAGMLTTRVIPTAGRAFVADIDVVRHPALAKQVIGTVSQTNTLDRQLDVWENLYFHGRLFGIGAAESRRRADELLERFQLEKWAKASVYALSGGMAQRLMVARSVLHRPAVLFLDEPTAGLDPQGRLALWELLRDLNADGQTIMLTTHYMEEADRLCDRVAIMDHGRILAMDTPAALKKGVDADTVVLVRAEGDQERLTAVLLAAVPETTRHRRTEAGVELHVRGGERLLARVVAAAEAAGFEVADLSVAEPTLETVFITLTGKELRE
- a CDS encoding TetR-like C-terminal domain-containing protein, coding for MPRAGLRPDVVVAEAADVADEVGLPRLTLQAVADRLGVRLPSLYKHVEGLDDLHRGVSTLALRELGDRLAGAAVGKSRGDAVRAIAEAYRSYAHEHPGRYAATVRAPAPDDHAHLAAADGVLRTVLSVLAGYGLSGSDAIDATRGLRATLHGFCALEAAGGFGLPQDVDRSFTRLVTAVESALPAWAA
- a CDS encoding alpha/beta hydrolase; this translates as MTTNYLQRPHGRIAYDVAGSGPLVVCIPGMGELRSTYRALVPALVAAGHRVAIMDLRGHGDSDASFDRYDDVAAGEDALALVEHLGGPAVLVGNSMGAGAAVWAAVERPSAVNALVLTGPFVRDVPTGWFKAAVFRLTLLRPWGRAAWLAYYPKFFPGRRPADFDEHRAAIDASLRRPAYWRAFHATTHTSHAPAEARLDQVDVPVLVVMGDADPDFADPAVEGRLVAERLHGELVLVPGSGHYPHAEYPEVVTPAVCSFLGRVDA
- a CDS encoding phosphoketolase family protein → MTTSSGSSTHAPLTPAEVASIDAYWRAANYLSVGQIYLLDNPLLREPLLPEHVKPRLLGHWGTTPGLNFIYAHLNRVIRNWDLDAIFVVGPGHGGPAAVANAYLEGTYSEVYPEVSRDEDGMRRLFRQFSFPGGIPSHVAPETPGSIHEGGELGYSLSHAYGAAFDNPDLLVCCVVGDGEAETGPLATGWHSNKFLDPVHDGAVLPILHLNGYKIANPTVLARIGDDELTSLLEGYGHTVHWVSGDDPALMHQQMAETLDTVVAEIAAIQRSAREGGETARPRWPMIVFRTPKGWTGPKTVDGLPAEGTWRSHQVPMTEVRNNPGHLQLLETWLRSYRPEELFDERGALVGELAALPPKAHRRMSANPHTNGGLLLQDLKLPDFRDYAVEVKEPGTTYAEAMRVLGGYLRDVVRNNPDSFRIFGPDETASNRLGAVFDVTDRQWMADTIEGDDHLARHGQVIEMLSEHQCQGWLEGYLLTGRHGVFNCYEAFIHIVDSMFNQHAKWLKVTRGIPWRRPIASMNYLLSSHVWRQDHNGFSHQDPGFIDHVVNKKAEIIRVYLPPDANTLLSVADHCLRSRHYVNVIVAGKQPSLNFLSIEDAELHCTRGIGIWEWASNDEGEPDVVMACCGDIPTVETLAAVDILRRELPELKVRVVNVVDLMRLQPESEHPHGLSDREFDALFTTDRPVVFAYHGYPWLIHRLTYRRTNHHELHVRGYKEEGTTTTPFDMVMLNDLDRFHLVMDVIDRVASLGSRAAALRQRMQDERLRCRAYTRLEGIDPPEIGDWTWRY
- a CDS encoding acetate/propionate family kinase, with protein sequence MRILVVNAGSSSLKLAVLDEDDRVLVSENLPIGDRHVVDGALRAVVVEHGPIAAAGHRIVHGGTRFVQPVLVDDDVVRALEALTDLAPLHQPTSLHGLEVVSNALPDVPAVACFDTAFHARMPPASSTYALPSEWRSRWGLRRYGFHGLSHAYASRHAVQLAGLDVARVRVVTCHLGAGASLAAVDGGVSVDTTMGFTPLEGLVMATRSGTVDPGLILWLADRVGMPPSELASTLEHRSGLLGLTGSSDLRAILEREAAGDADATLAVEVYVHRLRAGIAAMAAAMGGVDLLVFTGGVGEHSPAIRSRAADGLGFLGVGLDAEANASAEPDAEVGAQAALVRTFVVTAREDVEIARGVRQVLAKP
- a CDS encoding ion transporter, which translates into the protein MSTEGTYSDDEVGSTGYEIFIGALSLLSLLNLVLYALMHDASNQQVIQVMDLLFSFLFLADFSMRMVRADSKSGYFFRQFGWADLLGSLPFPQVKVLRIFRVLRVYRLLRRYGIRRIMRSLLTDRAGSALYTLLFIGIVVLQFGSLGVLHAEKGQPGANIETAGDALWYSIVTMSTVGYGDKYPVTPHGREIGTLIIIVGVGIFGTLTGFLANVFLSPKSEDGPAVPEPVNDVNDVDDVTDVDDVTDVDDAPRERLRRLRALLEDQQRAVAELEQALGD